One Sphingomonas sp. KR3-1 DNA segment encodes these proteins:
- a CDS encoding TonB-dependent receptor — protein sequence MKTTFLLGTALAATLFITDAAAQTVPQQAPEDAQASPDGQVKDGDIVVTGYRASLETAREQKRNSDAILDAVAAEDIGQLPDNSATEALSRLPGAQTLQTRGEKQGITVRGLTQVMTTVNGQEDYTGVSRQTLLNSYPASLIASAQIYKALTPDMIEGGIAGAINIDLRKPLDFPRGLTAVGSIRGTYDTQRKTGFYNADLLLSRRWDTGIGEFGVLINASYLRRSYFEYYRQNQTPVLGAGNHLGAGLVFPGGILIRHQPGAYQRPVVTAAAQWHPSSNLALDLRVTHITDNNQRDDNYLNTGIGATNVFTEVEVIPGTNIMKSGTWRATGATGPYSSHNDINTNTTLVEFGAKYRTGIARISTQAKYTSSRNSSAARAMLFGFKTAPTIHADFESDSKYGGLAYEYVGVDMNDPNNFVARTYSDSLTIAEGHGLQWRTDLDLNLGDGLLRSLKAGFRYTNRTADYRSGSRSISLPAGTPVSALPGGDQLAAVDPGFYGDDANIPRTWTGYDSKLLFDSATYAALTKYLATLPGQAALWGSPLQVLPSFKADENTYAVYGQFKYGLELGGVPIDGVVGARLVNTALDISGTKQLTNRTTGVVTTSPISGRQNYLDVDPSASLVAHLGRQVQLRFAWSKTFTRPDFSQLNPNLTLTETTSAGGYTGTATAGNPDLQPTRSTNWDASLEWYFGRTGSASLAVFRRDVNGFIVNTILEEEVPGAGGVVDVTRPVNAGKGRFQGVELSGNTFFEFLPGLLHNFGMSGSYTYLDTNQVLPTTGANVGTSGPIPNASKYTGTISFFYDDKKFRARASYTRRSAFLLRYNTANLAYNQIYSPITQLDASVNYRFTRNISLSIDGTNLLGNFQAGYLGTPLISDRVYYVGRTISGAVRFVF from the coding sequence ATGAAGACCACCTTCCTCCTCGGCACCGCTCTGGCGGCCACCCTTTTTATCACTGACGCCGCGGCGCAGACCGTGCCGCAGCAGGCACCCGAAGACGCGCAGGCAAGCCCCGACGGCCAGGTCAAGGACGGCGACATCGTCGTCACCGGCTATCGCGCCAGCCTCGAGACCGCGCGCGAGCAGAAGCGCAACTCCGACGCGATCCTCGACGCCGTCGCGGCCGAGGATATCGGCCAGCTGCCAGACAACAGCGCGACCGAAGCGCTCTCCCGCCTGCCCGGCGCGCAGACGCTGCAGACCCGCGGCGAGAAGCAGGGCATCACCGTCCGCGGTCTCACTCAGGTGATGACCACGGTCAACGGGCAGGAGGACTATACCGGCGTCTCGCGCCAGACGCTGCTCAACAGCTATCCCGCCAGCCTGATCGCCTCCGCGCAGATCTACAAGGCGCTCACCCCCGACATGATCGAGGGCGGCATCGCCGGCGCGATCAACATCGACCTGCGCAAGCCCCTGGACTTCCCGCGCGGCCTCACCGCCGTCGGCAGCATCCGCGGGACCTATGACACGCAACGCAAGACCGGCTTCTACAATGCCGACCTGCTGCTGTCGCGGCGCTGGGACACCGGGATCGGCGAGTTCGGCGTGCTGATCAACGCCTCCTATCTGCGCCGCAGCTATTTCGAATATTACCGGCAGAACCAGACGCCGGTGCTGGGCGCCGGCAATCATCTGGGTGCCGGCCTGGTCTTCCCCGGCGGCATCCTGATCCGCCACCAGCCCGGCGCCTATCAGCGCCCGGTGGTGACCGCCGCGGCGCAGTGGCACCCGAGCAGCAACCTGGCGCTCGACCTGCGCGTCACCCACATCACCGACAACAACCAGCGCGACGACAATTATCTCAACACCGGCATCGGGGCGACCAACGTCTTCACCGAGGTCGAGGTGATCCCGGGCACCAACATCATGAAGAGCGGGACCTGGCGCGCGACCGGCGCGACCGGCCCCTATTCCTCGCACAACGACATCAACACCAACACGACGCTGGTCGAGTTCGGCGCGAAATACCGCACCGGCATCGCCCGGATCAGCACCCAGGCCAAATATACCAGCTCGCGCAACTCCTCTGCCGCCCGCGCGATGCTGTTCGGGTTCAAGACCGCGCCGACGATCCACGCGGACTTCGAGAGCGACAGCAAATATGGCGGCCTGGCCTATGAATATGTCGGCGTCGACATGAACGACCCGAACAACTTCGTCGCGCGCACCTATTCGGACTCGCTGACCATCGCGGAAGGCCATGGCCTGCAATGGCGCACCGACCTCGACCTGAACCTGGGCGACGGGCTGCTGCGCTCGCTGAAGGCCGGCTTCCGCTACACCAACCGCACTGCGGACTATCGCTCCGGCTCGCGCTCGATCTCGCTGCCTGCCGGCACGCCCGTCTCCGCGCTGCCGGGCGGCGACCAGCTGGCCGCGGTTGATCCCGGCTTCTACGGCGACGATGCGAACATCCCGCGGACCTGGACCGGCTATGATTCGAAGCTGCTCTTCGATTCCGCCACCTATGCCGCGCTGACCAAATATCTGGCGACGCTTCCCGGCCAGGCCGCGCTCTGGGGCAGCCCGCTGCAGGTGCTCCCGTCGTTCAAGGCGGACGAGAACACCTATGCCGTCTATGGCCAGTTCAAATATGGCCTCGAGCTCGGCGGCGTGCCGATCGACGGCGTTGTCGGCGCGCGGCTGGTCAACACCGCGCTCGACATCAGCGGCACCAAGCAGCTTACCAACCGCACCACCGGCGTGGTGACCACCAGCCCGATCAGCGGGCGGCAGAACTATCTGGACGTCGATCCCAGCGCGAGCCTGGTCGCGCATCTGGGCCGCCAGGTGCAGCTGCGCTTCGCCTGGTCCAAGACCTTCACCCGCCCGGACTTCTCGCAGCTCAACCCGAACCTGACGCTGACCGAGACGACCAGCGCGGGCGGCTATACCGGCACCGCGACGGCGGGCAATCCGGACCTCCAGCCGACGCGCTCGACCAACTGGGACGCCTCGCTCGAATGGTATTTCGGGCGCACCGGCTCCGCCAGCCTGGCCGTGTTCCGCCGCGACGTGAACGGCTTCATCGTCAACACCATCCTGGAGGAGGAAGTGCCAGGGGCCGGCGGAGTCGTCGACGTGACCCGGCCGGTCAACGCGGGCAAGGGTCGCTTCCAGGGCGTCGAGCTCTCCGGCAACACCTTCTTCGAGTTCCTGCCCGGCCTGCTCCACAATTTCGGCATGTCGGGATCCTACACCTATCTCGACACCAACCAGGTCCTGCCCACCACCGGGGCGAATGTCGGCACCAGCGGGCCAATCCCCAACGCGTCCAAATATACCGGCACGATCTCGTTCTTCTACGACGACAAGAAGTTCCGCGCCCGCGCCTCCTACACGCGCCGCAGCGCCTTCCTGCTGCGCTACAACACGGCCAACCTGGCCTATAACCAGATCTATTCGCCGATCACCCAGCTCGATGCATCGGTGAACTACCGGTTCACCCGCAACATCTCGCTCTCGATCGACGGCACCAACCTGCTCGGCAACTTCCAGGCAGGCTATCTCGGCACGCCGCTCATCTCGGACCGTGTCTATTATGTCGGCCGCACCATCTCGGGTGCCGTCCGCTTCGTGTTCTGA
- a CDS encoding MFS transporter, producing MRAPPKTLSIYAAGHLAKSLVWAFSDLLFAYFAHERMGLPASDIGWILFFSLVYSGALDVLAAVLLSVFPGHEDRVPRAQLAGALLTAVSGVLLFSPLSISGGELFAWLLIVSLMFRTGYAIYDVSQNALVSLLPRDDAEARHYVTTRTTLSYLAKVIVALASFAVIGTGDRQGTALFILLPIAAMAVGAAVPMANYRIGRHADAEDTATSVGSPPPIRLLLPVLVAVAGQVCLLGLVGRFLPFAHDPQTRAPIGAALALASVAGGMFGPMLASWLMRGGERFALANIGFTIVCVASALVLVAGQSTLQMIAAAAVFSVGGGAISVLVWNELSDVVRSHAQATGRRADLASFALLTATIKLGSGGTGLFLGQLLDGYQARSAAALGTIAAATIAGGLLSIAALAASHGRRGGLR from the coding sequence ATGCGAGCCCCTCCGAAGACCCTGAGCATCTACGCCGCCGGCCACCTCGCCAAGAGCCTGGTCTGGGCGTTCAGCGACCTGCTGTTCGCCTATTTCGCGCATGAGCGTATGGGCCTGCCGGCGAGCGACATCGGCTGGATCCTGTTCTTCTCGCTCGTCTATAGCGGCGCGCTCGACGTGCTGGCCGCGGTGCTGCTGAGCGTGTTTCCCGGCCATGAGGACCGGGTGCCCCGCGCACAGCTCGCCGGCGCGCTTCTCACCGCAGTGTCGGGCGTGCTGCTCTTCTCCCCCCTGTCGATCTCCGGCGGCGAGCTGTTCGCCTGGCTGCTGATCGTCTCGCTGATGTTCCGCACCGGCTATGCGATCTACGACGTCTCGCAGAATGCGCTGGTCTCGCTGCTGCCCCGCGACGATGCCGAGGCGCGGCACTATGTCACCACCCGCACTACCCTCTCCTATCTCGCCAAGGTGATCGTCGCGCTCGCCAGCTTCGCGGTGATCGGCACCGGCGATCGGCAAGGCACGGCGCTGTTCATCCTGTTGCCGATCGCGGCGATGGCGGTCGGTGCCGCCGTGCCGATGGCGAACTACCGGATCGGCAGGCATGCGGACGCGGAAGACACCGCCACTTCGGTCGGCTCGCCGCCGCCGATCCGCCTGCTGCTTCCCGTGCTCGTCGCGGTTGCGGGACAGGTCTGCCTGCTCGGGCTGGTCGGCCGATTCCTGCCCTTCGCGCATGATCCGCAGACCCGCGCCCCGATCGGCGCCGCGCTCGCGCTCGCCTCGGTGGCGGGCGGGATGTTCGGGCCGATGCTCGCCAGCTGGCTGATGCGCGGGGGCGAGCGGTTCGCGCTGGCGAATATCGGCTTCACGATCGTCTGCGTCGCCAGCGCGCTGGTGCTGGTCGCGGGGCAGAGCACGCTCCAGATGATCGCCGCCGCCGCGGTGTTCAGCGTCGGCGGCGGCGCGATCAGCGTACTGGTGTGGAACGAGCTGTCCGACGTCGTCCGCAGCCACGCCCAGGCAACGGGCCGCCGTGCGGATCTCGCCTCGTTCGCGCTGCTCACCGCGACGATCAAGCTCGGCTCGGGCGGCACCGGCCTTTTCCTGGGGCAGCTGCTCGACGGCTATCAGGCACGGAGCGCCGCCGCGCTCGGCACGATCGCCGCAGCGACGATCGCGGGCGGGCTGCTGTCGATCGCGGCGTTGGCTGCAAGCCACGGCCGGCGCGGCGGGCTGCGGTGA
- a CDS encoding glycerophosphodiester phosphodiesterase family protein: MALVSTSVAAAPGVRDRFGGTSARILVVAHRGCHNAAPGHGLPSAPENSIAALENCVRIGADMMETDVRQTADGELVMIHDDTLERTTTGSGRVRNKTLAELRTLRLRENLGGKDAAPTDQRIATLDEMLAAAHGRMHLNLDVKDAIYVEVIAAVERAGMQDQVIVKTVAGPNSPALAALSPYDRVPFAPILLNPHGDADLGAIALRQTAGKRPIAIELPQMSPEQLPAVVAHANGVRLWVNTLWSGFITGWGGDAAALRDPDQVWGRMYRAGISIFQTDEPEALLAFRATQRL, translated from the coding sequence ATGGCTCTCGTCTCGACATCCGTTGCCGCCGCACCCGGCGTCCGCGACCGCTTCGGCGGCACCAGCGCGCGCATCCTCGTGGTGGCGCATCGCGGCTGCCATAATGCGGCGCCCGGCCACGGCCTGCCCTCCGCGCCGGAGAATTCGATCGCGGCGCTCGAGAATTGCGTGCGGATCGGCGCCGACATGATGGAGACCGATGTGCGCCAGACCGCCGATGGCGAGCTGGTGATGATCCATGACGACACGCTCGAGCGCACCACCACCGGCAGCGGCCGGGTGCGCAACAAGACGCTTGCCGAGCTGCGCACGCTGCGCCTGCGCGAGAATCTCGGCGGCAAGGATGCCGCCCCCACCGACCAGCGGATCGCGACGCTGGACGAGATGCTGGCCGCCGCACACGGGCGAATGCACCTGAACCTCGACGTCAAGGACGCCATCTACGTCGAAGTGATCGCGGCGGTGGAGCGGGCGGGTATGCAGGACCAGGTGATCGTCAAGACCGTCGCCGGGCCGAACTCGCCCGCGCTCGCGGCACTCTCGCCCTATGACCGGGTACCCTTCGCGCCGATCCTGCTCAACCCGCACGGCGATGCCGACCTTGGCGCGATCGCCCTGCGGCAGACCGCCGGCAAGCGGCCGATCGCGATCGAGCTACCGCAGATGTCGCCGGAGCAGCTTCCCGCGGTCGTCGCGCATGCCAACGGCGTGCGGTTGTGGGTCAATACGCTGTGGAGCGGCTTCATCACCGGCTGGGGCGGAGATGCCGCGGCGCTGCGCGATCCGGACCAGGTATGGGGCCGCATGTACCGCGCCGGCATCAGCATCTTCCAGACCGACGAGCCCGAGGCGCTGCTCGCCTTCCGGGCCACGCAACGGCTATAG
- a CDS encoding ROK family protein — protein MRSDLSRLLTDQHKRILWNLRIQGAAPRAEIAQQLGIHAGPMTRLTRELITLDLIEEREQVLAERGRPSIPLAVAGGGGYAAGATVHPGWLEIVLVDFAGTLIAREAQPFASPDPRVFAEAIDARLRAMAGERSLMRTRFLGLGLAVPGPVTKWSPRRRRTVEWLRGWQDVDLPDYFEDYLGVPVFVENEATCAGLAEFYDSGLIRSCDSAIVFFLGHGVGAGVISRRNVFGGEHGNAGEIGGFFPLDRARPSAIDLLKTLREAGAAIETLNEIDQVLESHAETIAAWAVRAGDQLWLAVDAGIGWIDPGAIVLSGGLPPSILQALGDRVTRGKDMIEHPSQPSVRFHVSRLGSWAAAIGAALIPIHEITASVHGSPV, from the coding sequence ATGCGTTCCGATCTCTCCAGGCTGCTGACCGACCAGCACAAGCGAATCCTGTGGAACCTGCGCATCCAGGGCGCGGCGCCGCGTGCGGAGATCGCGCAACAGCTCGGCATCCATGCCGGGCCGATGACGCGGCTGACGCGCGAGCTGATCACGCTGGACCTGATCGAGGAACGCGAACAGGTACTCGCCGAGCGCGGGCGCCCGTCGATCCCGCTCGCCGTGGCGGGCGGCGGCGGCTATGCGGCAGGCGCGACGGTGCATCCCGGCTGGCTCGAGATCGTGCTGGTCGACTTTGCCGGCACCCTGATCGCGCGCGAGGCGCAGCCTTTCGCCAGCCCCGATCCCCGCGTGTTCGCCGAGGCGATCGATGCGCGGCTGCGCGCCATGGCCGGCGAGCGCTCGCTGATGCGCACGCGCTTCCTCGGACTCGGCCTGGCGGTGCCGGGGCCGGTCACCAAATGGTCGCCCCGGCGCCGGCGCACCGTCGAATGGCTGCGCGGCTGGCAGGATGTCGATCTGCCCGACTATTTCGAGGACTATCTGGGCGTCCCCGTGTTCGTGGAGAATGAGGCGACCTGCGCGGGGCTGGCGGAATTCTACGACAGCGGCCTGATCCGCAGCTGCGATTCGGCGATCGTCTTCTTCCTCGGCCACGGCGTCGGCGCGGGCGTGATCAGCCGCCGCAACGTGTTCGGCGGCGAGCATGGCAATGCCGGCGAGATTGGCGGCTTCTTCCCGCTCGACCGTGCGCGCCCCTCGGCGATCGACCTGCTCAAGACGCTACGCGAGGCCGGTGCTGCGATCGAGACGCTCAACGAGATCGACCAGGTCCTGGAAAGCCATGCCGAGACCATCGCCGCCTGGGCCGTGCGCGCCGGCGACCAGCTGTGGCTCGCGGTCGATGCCGGCATCGGCTGGATCGATCCCGGCGCGATCGTGCTGTCGGGCGGCCTGCCGCCGTCGATCCTCCAGGCACTGGGCGACCGCGTCACGCGCGGAAAGGACATGATCGAGCACCCCTCCCAGCCTTCGGTCCGCTTCCATGTGTCGCGGCTGGGCAGCTGGGCGGCGGCGATCGGCGCCGCGCTGATCCCGATCCACGAAATAACCGCATCGGTGCACGGCAGTCCGGTTTAA
- a CDS encoding FAD-dependent oxidoreductase yields the protein MPDPVDVLIVGAGHAGAAVAIALRQGKFEGTILVIGAEPELPYERPPLSKEYLAGDKPFERLLIRPEAFWAEREVTFRLGTTIVSVDPAGHGATTDAGDTIRYRRLVWAAGGAPRRLDCGGHQLAGVHTVRTRADADRMMAELPDVTRAVVIGGGYIGLEAAAVLAKFGKKIVLLEALDRVLARVAGEPLSRFFEAEHRAHGVDVRLGAAVDSILGDARVAGVQLADGSVLDADMVIVGIGIVPAVAPLLAAGAVGGNGVAVDGQCRTSLPDVFAIGDCALHANRFADGARVRIESVQNANDQAAVAAGVILGKSVDYDTVPWFWSNQYDIKLQTIGLAIGHDELIVRGEPASRSFTVIYLKAGRVIALDCINAVKDYVHGRKLVVEGHKVDPARLKDPAVPLKELAG from the coding sequence ATGCCTGATCCCGTGGACGTCCTGATCGTGGGTGCCGGCCATGCCGGCGCGGCGGTCGCGATCGCGCTTCGTCAAGGCAAGTTCGAAGGCACGATCCTCGTTATCGGGGCCGAGCCCGAGCTTCCCTATGAGCGACCGCCGCTCTCGAAGGAATATCTGGCTGGGGACAAGCCGTTCGAGCGCCTGCTGATCCGCCCGGAAGCGTTCTGGGCCGAGCGTGAGGTGACGTTCCGGCTGGGCACGACGATCGTCTCGGTCGATCCGGCCGGGCACGGCGCGACCACCGATGCGGGCGACACGATCCGCTATCGCCGCCTAGTCTGGGCGGCCGGTGGCGCACCGCGGCGGCTGGACTGCGGCGGCCATCAACTGGCGGGAGTGCACACCGTCCGTACCCGCGCAGACGCCGACCGGATGATGGCGGAGCTTCCGGACGTCACACGGGCAGTGGTGATCGGCGGCGGCTATATCGGGCTCGAGGCCGCCGCGGTGCTCGCCAAGTTCGGCAAGAAGATCGTGCTGCTCGAGGCGCTCGACCGGGTGCTGGCGCGCGTCGCCGGCGAACCGCTGTCGCGCTTCTTCGAGGCGGAGCACCGCGCGCACGGAGTAGACGTGCGGCTGGGCGCGGCGGTCGACTCGATCTTGGGCGATGCGCGGGTGGCCGGGGTTCAACTCGCCGATGGCAGCGTGCTGGATGCAGACATGGTGATCGTCGGCATCGGGATCGTGCCCGCTGTCGCGCCTCTGCTCGCCGCAGGTGCAGTGGGGGGGAATGGTGTGGCGGTCGATGGACAGTGCCGCACAAGCCTTCCCGATGTCTTCGCGATTGGTGACTGCGCGCTGCACGCCAATCGCTTCGCCGATGGCGCGCGGGTGCGAATCGAATCGGTGCAGAACGCCAACGACCAGGCGGCCGTCGCGGCCGGCGTGATTCTCGGGAAATCGGTCGATTATGATACGGTGCCGTGGTTCTGGTCGAACCAGTATGACATCAAGCTCCAGACCATTGGGCTCGCGATCGGGCATGACGAGCTGATCGTTCGCGGCGAACCGGCAAGCCGGAGTTTCACGGTCATCTATCTGAAGGCGGGAAGGGTGATCGCGCTCGACTGCATCAATGCGGTCAAGGACTATGTCCATGGCCGCAAGCTGGTGGTCGAAGGCCATAAGGTCGATCCGGCACGCCTCAAAGATCCTGCCGTGCCGCTCAAGGAACTTGCCGGATAG
- a CDS encoding glycoside hydrolase family 95-like protein, with translation MAHPFSRRSFLKAASVAAGGLPALGHAAQAADDPAKAIRDRIALSDLHYAEPPRRSEEGLPIGNGRMGSLVWTTASQVRLQINRVDAYPAGSASNSFNEAHNDYCGGCAWLDLRFEGRPFRKGKVALHLSVYDGIVTITGDGVKVEIVAAREPDVFAIAIQDRRGSAVTATLRALRYAPSSTDANGAADTHATTLRTRSHLAVTRLHAEDAAIALSQEFREVPFRSHTAVMAAFASGAAESELLDEASVALIASDATTLFVSSAAGFGDDGDSLATARRALETARTAGMPALAQAARAWWHDFWDQGSLALHSADGTAERVQRDYHYYLYLMAATSGGKFPPKFNGMLWNTGGDPRAWGAQHWYTNTSCYQEALPASGRLVLTDPFFDLYSAMLPACRAAAEAQWGSQGIFIPETVTFDGPEPLPPEIAAEMRALYLSRKPWAEKSPAFLDYATTKHPYASVWNWKTPGRWEKGRYLFGERGHGPYGPTSHIFATTAKIAYHFWLRYEFTQDRAWLAERAYPMLRGAVEFYRHHPMVRLEADGRFHIQGSNNSEPIRDARDASEDLAALRAVIPALLRAAALLDRDKALQPAWRDFLDRLAPLPCSDDPDVLGADLLHGPRTLAAARGPARYFNPDYVRAEPHTLPVWFFDLCGVEARDTALRDLAQATLDRLVESHGPASKTWNNGLTKLPIAAALLGRAELVRDLVPRQMGALAAPGALANTPLLRNRLSLGEGAQAMSAQHLGRASEALQLALLQSAPPAPGEDPILHLFPAWPTDWDADYRLHARGGFVVEATMTRGAVTRLELRSKAGAPCRLRNPFPAAVTLQRDGRPAETLTGSLLSFPTRMGETIALIPGK, from the coding sequence ATGGCGCACCCCTTCTCCCGGCGCAGCTTCCTCAAGGCCGCGAGCGTCGCCGCGGGCGGGCTCCCGGCGTTGGGTCATGCCGCACAAGCGGCCGACGACCCCGCCAAGGCGATCCGCGACCGTATCGCGCTGTCCGACCTCCATTATGCCGAGCCGCCCCGGCGCAGCGAGGAAGGACTGCCGATCGGCAATGGCCGGATGGGCAGCCTGGTCTGGACCACAGCTTCGCAGGTCCGGCTGCAGATCAACCGCGTCGATGCCTATCCGGCCGGCTCCGCCTCGAACAGCTTCAACGAGGCGCACAACGACTATTGCGGCGGCTGCGCCTGGCTCGACCTGCGCTTCGAGGGGCGCCCGTTCCGCAAGGGCAAGGTGGCGCTCCACCTCTCGGTCTATGACGGCATCGTCACGATCACCGGCGACGGGGTGAAGGTGGAGATCGTCGCGGCGCGCGAGCCCGACGTGTTCGCGATCGCGATCCAGGATCGGCGCGGCAGCGCGGTGACCGCCACGCTCCGTGCGCTCCGCTATGCGCCGAGCTCCACCGACGCGAACGGTGCCGCCGACACGCATGCCACGACGTTGCGGACCAGGAGCCATCTCGCCGTCACGCGCCTGCATGCCGAGGATGCCGCGATCGCGCTGTCGCAGGAATTTCGCGAGGTGCCGTTCCGCAGCCACACCGCGGTGATGGCGGCCTTCGCCTCGGGCGCGGCGGAGAGCGAGCTGCTCGACGAAGCCAGCGTCGCGCTCATCGCGAGCGATGCCACGACGCTGTTCGTCAGCTCGGCGGCGGGCTTCGGTGACGATGGCGACAGCCTCGCCACCGCGCGACGGGCGCTCGAGACCGCACGCACCGCGGGAATGCCCGCGCTGGCCCAGGCCGCGCGCGCCTGGTGGCATGATTTCTGGGACCAGGGATCGCTGGCCCTGCACAGCGCCGACGGCACCGCAGAACGCGTGCAGCGCGACTATCATTATTATCTGTACCTGATGGCCGCCACATCGGGCGGCAAGTTCCCGCCCAAGTTCAACGGCATGCTGTGGAACACCGGCGGCGACCCGCGCGCCTGGGGCGCGCAGCATTGGTACACCAACACCAGCTGCTATCAGGAAGCGCTGCCGGCATCGGGCCGGCTGGTGCTGACCGATCCGTTCTTCGACCTCTATTCCGCCATGTTGCCGGCCTGCCGCGCGGCGGCCGAGGCGCAATGGGGCTCGCAGGGCATCTTCATCCCCGAGACCGTTACGTTCGACGGGCCCGAGCCGCTGCCGCCCGAAATCGCGGCGGAGATGCGCGCGCTCTATCTGTCGCGAAAGCCCTGGGCGGAGAAATCGCCGGCCTTTCTCGATTACGCCACGACCAAGCATCCCTATGCCAGCGTCTGGAACTGGAAGACGCCGGGCCGCTGGGAGAAGGGGCGCTATCTGTTCGGCGAGCGCGGCCACGGCCCCTATGGCCCGACCAGCCACATCTTCGCGACCACCGCCAAGATCGCCTATCATTTCTGGCTGCGCTACGAATTCACCCAGGACCGCGCCTGGCTGGCCGAGCGCGCCTATCCGATGCTGCGCGGCGCGGTCGAATTCTATCGCCACCACCCGATGGTGCGGCTGGAAGCGGACGGCAGGTTCCACATCCAGGGATCGAACAACAGCGAGCCGATCCGCGATGCGCGCGACGCCAGCGAGGATCTGGCGGCGCTGCGTGCGGTGATCCCGGCGCTGTTGCGCGCGGCAGCATTGCTCGACCGCGACAAGGCGCTGCAACCGGCGTGGCGTGATTTTCTCGACCGGCTCGCACCGCTGCCCTGCAGCGACGATCCCGACGTGCTAGGCGCCGACCTGCTGCACGGACCTCGCACGCTCGCGGCGGCACGCGGGCCTGCGCGATATTTCAATCCCGACTATGTCCGCGCCGAGCCACACACGCTGCCCGTGTGGTTCTTCGACCTGTGCGGCGTCGAGGCGCGCGACACCGCGCTGCGCGACCTCGCCCAGGCGACGCTCGACAGGCTCGTCGAAAGCCATGGCCCAGCCTCGAAGACCTGGAACAACGGCCTCACCAAGCTGCCGATCGCCGCGGCGCTGCTCGGCCGCGCCGAGCTGGTCCGCGACCTTGTGCCGCGCCAGATGGGCGCCCTCGCCGCACCCGGCGCGCTCGCCAACACGCCGCTGCTGCGCAACCGGCTGAGCCTGGGCGAAGGCGCGCAGGCGATGAGCGCCCAGCATCTCGGCCGCGCGTCCGAGGCGCTGCAGCTCGCGCTGCTGCAGAGCGCTCCACCTGCGCCGGGCGAGGATCCGATCCTGCATCTCTTCCCCGCCTGGCCGACCGACTGGGACGCCGACTATCGCCTGCACGCCCGCGGCGGCTTCGTGGTCGAGGCGACGATGACGCGCGGCGCGGTGACCCGGCTCGAACTCCGCTCAAAGGCGGGGGCGCCGTGCCGGCTGCGCAATCCATTTCCCGCGGCCGTGACGCTGCAGCGCGACGGACGCCCGGCAGAGACGCTCACCGGCAGCCTGCTGAGCTTCCCGACGCGGATGGGCGAAACCATCGCTTTAATTCCAGGGAAGTAA